The window AGCCAGGCATATTGGTATTTACGGAAGTGGTTTAGCATCTGGCCTACTGGATGAAACCTACCTTTCCTCCCCCGCTTTTCAAGCCAACATTGCCCAAGCTCTCCGCGCGGCCGAAATCGCTGAATCCGACGACAAGCTGGGGCTGATTGCGCGGGCGCTGGCCGGGTGCGCGCTGGCCTTTCCGCCGCCCACACCAGATAAAGTCCAGACCCTGCGCATCGTTGAGGCGCTGTCTATGCGGGAATTTCACGCCCTAGCGGCTGTCTTTGACCGGCTTGACCCGATTGATCCTTACGCCGATGCCCTCCCCGTGGAAGGCGCCTCTGCCCCCGGATTTTCGCGGCAGGAGTTCGAGGCCGCTCTGCTAGGGCTGGGGCAACTGGGCCTACTGATGCGAACAGAGCAGCGGCGAGAGCCCTACGCCTGGGCAAACGAATCAGCAGCGAATGTGCCGGTCTGGCGGCTGACCGCGTTGGCGAGGCAGGTCGCCCTGCTGATACGCCTGCAAGGAGCAGAGCAATGACCTCCAACTGGCTGGACACCCTCTTCCCCAGCAACGCCGAGCGCACCGTGCCCTGGCCGGCGGTCGGCGAACTCGTCACGCTCTACCGCCCCACGGGCCTGCAAGAGCTGCGCTTGGTGGCGCAGAGCGGCTGGCGAGCCTGGCCGCCGCGCCCGCCGGACCAACCGATCTTCTATCCAGTGCTGAATTTTGACTACGCCGAGGAGATCGCCCGCGATTGGAATGCCAAACGCAATGACCCGCCCGTCGGCTTCGTGACGGCCTTTGACGTGCGCGCCGAAGAGGCGACCCGGTACGAGATTCAGGTGGTCGGCGCGCAGGCGCAGCATCAGGAACTCTGGGTGCCTGCCGAGGAATTGGACCGCTTCAATGCCGCTATCGCAGGGCCCATTCGCGTACTGGCCCACTACGCCGGCGCAGGGTACACGGAACCGATCAATCCAGATACGCATCTGCCCATCCACTTTTAGATATGGCCCCTGCACAGGCGTCCCACGGAGTCCCCTATGACTGCATCCGACCTCAACAAAGCCCTGCAACTCAACCGCCTGACGGCGTTCATCGAAGGCCAGGCCGAGGCGCCTGTCGCCATCACCGGCCAGCTCACCGCCGACGGGGTCTACCTGCTGCCAGGGGAAACCCCACCGGATTCGGCGGCCCTGACAGAAGCCCTGGCTTTTGCCCACCACCTCGCGGACATCCTGAGCAGCGCGCAGGTCTACGAATCCAGCGACACGGACACGCCATATGTGCCGTTTGTGCTGCCCCACGCCTTTTCGCCAGCAGCGCTGGCCGAGCAAGCCCCCAACTGGCTGGGGCTCCTTGCTCTGCCCGAAGGCCAGGCGGTCGTGGACATTGATGAGTCGTCTTTTCGCGCGGCCGAGAAGTTAGCGGTCCACGAACAGGACGAGGATGTGGAGGATTACTACGAACCCGAGGAGATAGAGGCCATTCACGCGGCAGCCGACCTCTTCAATAACTCTTCAGACCGCCGCTTGGTGCAGCTGACCGCCGGCTACGTGGCCATCCTGCTGCTGGATCTGGCGCAACTGCCTGGCGGGTTCTGGGCGGGGGTCGCCACCTTGCGCATCGACACCTGACCAAGGCGCGCGGCGGGTTCCAGGCGTGGAGTATGGGCGCGACGCTGTGCTGAGTTCCCCGCATGACCGACAGAATTCCTAAAAGGAGACCCCATGACCCTGTTCGGCCTGACCATTCCAGCTCTCGCCCTCGACCTGGCTGGCGGCCTGTGCGTGCTGGTCAGCCTGTACTACCTGTGGGCCAAGAGCAGCACCTACTGGCACTGGAGCAATGCGTCCCTGCTGCCTTACTTCCTGTTGTTTCTGTCCGGCAAGCAGTGGATGTTTGCGGGCTTGCAGGTGACATACCTGCTGTTTGGCCTGCACGGGCTGTACCTGTGGCACCTGGAAACGCGCCGGGCACGCGGCGAGATTCAGTTCAACGAGCGCGGCTGGTACGGCGTGACCTGGGCCGCCAGCCTGCTGATTTTTGCCTACACCGTCGCCGCAACCGATTTCAGCGCGGCCTGGAACTGGGTGCAGTTTGCGGCCGTCACGTTGGCCCTGGTCGCCAACTTTGGCACCACGCGCCGCTGGTCGTGGTCGTGGCCAGTCTGGGTAGCCGTCAACGCCGTGCAAGCGGTGTACTTCTGGCATCTGGACTACTGGGTGCTGTTCGGGCTGCAGTTCGTGCTGGCGGCCATGAGCATGTACGGCTGGCGGCAGTGGCGGCGCGACGACGCGCGGGAGGTGGCCTTTGCCTGACGTGCCACACCGCTTTCAGCACGGACTGGTTATTGGGAAGTTTGCCCCCCTGCACCGGGGCCACCTGTGGCTGCTGGACACGGCCCTGGCGCAGTGCGAGCAGGTCAGCGTGTGGGTCTATTCCCGCCCAGACTTTCCCGACATGCCCACGCCGCTGCGCCGGAACTGGCTGCGCGAGCTGTACCCGGCGCGGCTGTTTCCGCACCTCACCTTGCTGCCGGACGCCCCCAACCCGCCCCTGAACGACGAACCCGACGCGGTGCATCAGACCTACGTGCGGGGCGTGCTGGAAGGCTGGGGCATTCAGCCGGACGCCGTGTTCACCTCCGAACACTACGGCGACGCGCTGGCGGCCGGGTTGGGGGCGGCGCACGTCTGCGTGGACCTGCCGCGCGCGGCCTTTGCGGTCAGTGGCACGGCGCTGCGGGCCGATGTTCACGCGGGCCGAGCGATGCTGGACCCCAGCGTCTACGCCCACTTTGTGCGGCGGGTGGTCATCCTGGGCGCCGAAAGCACCGGCAAAAGCACCCTGACGCGCGTCCTGGGCGAAGCCTACGGCACGGCGTGGGTGCGCGAGTACGGCCGCGACGTGTACGAACGCGAGCAGGGCGCCCTGTCGCCCGAGCATTTTTTAGAAATCGCGTGGGGCCACCGGGCTCTTGAAGACGAGGCGGCCCGCACGCCGGGCGTCCACCGCTGGGTCTTTTGCGACACGGACGCCGCCACCACCCTGATGTGGTCGTATCTGCTGACCGGCACCGCGCGCCCCGAACTCCACGCCCTGGCCGCCGACTGCGCCGCGCGGTATACCCACACGTTCCTGTGCGACACCGACCTTCCACACGAACAGGACGGCTGGCGCGCCAACACCGAAGTGCGGGCAGTACAGCAGGCCTTTATCCGGCAGGACCTGGGCACACGCGGGGTGCCGTACACGCTGCTGCGCGGCACTGTGGCCGAGCGGGTGGCCGGGGTGCGCGCGGTGCTGGACGCCAGCGCATGAGCGGCGAGCGCGAGGCCGCCAACGCCCGGCAATTTGACGCCCTGGCCTCCACCTACGACGAGGTGGGATTTCTGACGCTGGCGGCGCGGTTGACGGCCACGGCAGCGCAGGTCCGCCCCGACGAGGCCGTGCTGGACGTGATGACCGGCACGGGCACGGTTTTGGCCGCACTGGGCCAGCATGACGGGCCGCTGGTGGGCACCGACCTCTCGGCGGGGATGCTGGAGGTCGCGCGGAGGCGGGTTCCAGGGGCCACGTTCATGCAGGCCGACGCCGCAGCCCTGCCCTTTCTAGCTGCAACCTTCGACACCGTGATCTGCGCCGCTGGCCTGTTTTTCATGCCGGACATGGCCGGGGCCGTGCGGGAGTGGGGACGGGTGCTGCGGCCCGGCGGCCGACTGGTGGTTTCGGTGTTTGGGCGGGGCCTGCTGGGCGAGTTGCCAGGCCTATGGCGGGCCGAGTTGGCCGCTGTGGGCCTCAAGCCGGGAGCGCCGCCTCTGGGCCGCCTGCCCACGCCTGAAGCCCTGACCGGCGTGCTGCAAGAAGCTGGGCTGACCGACACTCGGGCCGATCTGACCCCACATCCCTACACCCTGCCGGACCCCAGCGCCCGGCTGGCCGACATTCGCGCGGGGCTGGAAGGACTGCCGATGCGCGACCTGCCACCAGAAGCACGCCTGGCACTGGACACTCAGCACCGTGCCACGCTCACGCCTCTATTTGCCGCTGGGCCGCTGACAGTCCCGCTGCCCCTCATCGTCGGCACGGGACATGCATCTTCCGGGGGACGCAACGCAGGGGCAAAGTGTCGCGTACTGTGAAGCATGACCAACCCTGACGACAAGACGCCTGCCCCGGCCCCCGATACGGCGCCGTCCTGGGTGGATGACGTGCTGAACTCCTCCAGCCAGGCCGGTGCCCCCACCGATCTGCGGATTTCTGAGGGGCCTCGCCAGAGCGCACCGGCACCGGCCTGGTTAGAGAAGCCGGCGGCCCCTCAGCCCGCCGCCCCCGCACCCTCCTGGGTGGATGAATTGGCGGCCTCGCCCACGGCGCCGCTGCCGCCGTCGTCCCAGCCGCCTGCCGCGCCGTATGACCCGGCCAGTGGCGCCCCCACCAACGACGACTGGGTCACCCGCGCCACTGGCGGCGCGCGCAATCCGACCGTTCCGCAGGGACCGCCGACGGCCCCGGCTGCCAGCCCCCGCCCCTTTGACGCCTTTGGCGACCCCTCGCGCCAGATGGCCCCCTCCTTCGGCGCGGGGCCGCTGTCCAGCGACGTGTCTCAGAAGAAGATGATTGCGGGCTTGCTGGCCATCTTTCTAGGCAGCCTGGGCGTGCACAAGTTCTTCCTGGGGCAGACCACACCGGGCCTGCTGACGCTGGGCGTCAATGTGGGCGTGTGGATTGTGGCCCTGCTGCTGGGCGTGCTGACGCTGGGGGCCGGCCTGCTGCTCACCATTCCCCTGGCCGCACTGGTCAGCAGCGCCCTGGGTCTGCTGGGCCTGGTGGAAGGCATCATCTACCTGACCAAGAGTGACAGTGAGTTCCAGCGCGACTACCTGCTGGGCGGCAAAGCCTGGCTGTAATGCTTTACCTTTGCCAGTGACTGTCAACCGTTTACAGTGCCTGCTCGATGTCCGCCTGTAAATCGGCCAGCGCCTCCACGCCCACGCTCATGCGGATGGTCAGGGGCGTGACGCCCGCTGCGTACCGGGCCGCTTCGGGGACACGCCCGTGGGTGGTGGTCCAGGGGTGCACCACCAGGGTACGCACGTCACCCAGATTGGGGGCGATCCGCAGGACCCCCACACGCGACAGGAAGGCCGAGGGGTCCGGCACCTCAAAGGTCAGCACTGCCCCTTGCCCGCCCCGCAGATAGGTCTGGGCCAAGGCGTGGTGCGGGTGATCCGGCAACC of the Deinococcus betulae genome contains:
- a CDS encoding nicotinamide mononucleotide transporter family protein, with the protein product MTLFGLTIPALALDLAGGLCVLVSLYYLWAKSSTYWHWSNASLLPYFLLFLSGKQWMFAGLQVTYLLFGLHGLYLWHLETRRARGEIQFNERGWYGVTWAASLLIFAYTVAATDFSAAWNWVQFAAVTLALVANFGTTRRWSWSWPVWVAVNAVQAVYFWHLDYWVLFGLQFVLAAMSMYGWRQWRRDDAREVAFA
- a CDS encoding class I SAM-dependent methyltransferase: MSGEREAANARQFDALASTYDEVGFLTLAARLTATAAQVRPDEAVLDVMTGTGTVLAALGQHDGPLVGTDLSAGMLEVARRRVPGATFMQADAAALPFLAATFDTVICAAGLFFMPDMAGAVREWGRVLRPGGRLVVSVFGRGLLGELPGLWRAELAAVGLKPGAPPLGRLPTPEALTGVLQEAGLTDTRADLTPHPYTLPDPSARLADIRAGLEGLPMRDLPPEARLALDTQHRATLTPLFAAGPLTVPLPLIVGTGHASSGGRNAGAKCRVL
- a CDS encoding TM2 domain-containing protein; amino-acid sequence: MTNPDDKTPAPAPDTAPSWVDDVLNSSSQAGAPTDLRISEGPRQSAPAPAWLEKPAAPQPAAPAPSWVDELAASPTAPLPPSSQPPAAPYDPASGAPTNDDWVTRATGGARNPTVPQGPPTAPAASPRPFDAFGDPSRQMAPSFGAGPLSSDVSQKKMIAGLLAIFLGSLGVHKFFLGQTTPGLLTLGVNVGVWIVALLLGVLTLGAGLLLTIPLAALVSSALGLLGLVEGIIYLTKSDSEFQRDYLLGGKAWL
- a CDS encoding AAA family ATPase: MPHRFQHGLVIGKFAPLHRGHLWLLDTALAQCEQVSVWVYSRPDFPDMPTPLRRNWLRELYPARLFPHLTLLPDAPNPPLNDEPDAVHQTYVRGVLEGWGIQPDAVFTSEHYGDALAAGLGAAHVCVDLPRAAFAVSGTALRADVHAGRAMLDPSVYAHFVRRVVILGAESTGKSTLTRVLGEAYGTAWVREYGRDVYEREQGALSPEHFLEIAWGHRALEDEAARTPGVHRWVFCDTDAATTLMWSYLLTGTARPELHALAADCAARYTHTFLCDTDLPHEQDGWRANTEVRAVQQAFIRQDLGTRGVPYTLLRGTVAERVAGVRAVLDASA